CGGTTATGCGGACCGTTGTGTCCCGCTTAACATCCTTTTATCCAATCAGCAGATGAGGAGCCGGCCATGATCAACGTCGTAGCTTCGATCCGGGTGAGGACAGGCAAGCTTTCCGACTATCTCGCGATCCTGAAAGCCAATAGTCACGCAGTTCAAAAAGAAAAGGGATGCATCGCATATGTCCCTACGATCGATGTTGACTCAAAACTGCCGCCGCAGGTCTTCGATAAGGATTGCGTCACTCTCCTTGAGAAGTGGGAGAGCCTGGAAGCGCTCCATGCCCATCTCGGATCGCCTCATATGCTGGCATACCGGGAAAAGGTGAAGGACATGGTCGAGAGTGTAACGTTCAAAGTGCTGCAGGAAGTGAAGTAGATCAGCGGACCATCCCTGAAGGGACTTTCGGGATACAGAAGAGCAGTGAGAAGACTGCAGGGGGACAGAAATGAAACAGGGAGACAGCGCATCCGATCGCGGTGATCCCTATGATCTGGGCCGCTTCATCAGCGCGCAGGAAGGGGTCTATGACCGTGCCCTTGCCGAACTGCGGAGCGGGTCGAAGCGCACGCACTGGATGTGGTTCATCTTCCCGCAGATCGACGGACTGGGGCACAGCCCGACGACCAGACATTATGCCATTAAGAGCCTGGAAGAAGCGCGGCGCTATCTCGGCCATCCCGTTCTGGGGACACGGCTCGCGGAATGCGCGGAAGCGGTCCTTGTTGTCCAGGGGCTGTCGGCTGCGGATATCTTCGGACACCCCGACGACTGGAAGCTTCAATCATCCATGACCCTCTTCGCTCTGGTGGCCGGACCGGGTTCGGTGTTCGAGCGCGTCCTTGACAAGTATTATCAGGGAAAGCGGGATGCAAGGACACTTCAGATCGTGGGCAACGGGTCGTAAGAGAAATGGCGGATGCGTGTCTGACGGGGACATTTGGATGCAGTAGTCTCACCATTTTCCGGCATGAGGATCCCAGGGGCGGGTCTTTACTGTCGGCATTGCCCCTTTTCCTGCCATGGGCACCCAGGCAGACCGGCGTTGTTGCCCCGTGCAGGGGAATCAGCCTCAGTGTCGCAGCCCTTGAACTATCACCGTCTGCGTACCCGCCATTGCCGGAGAACGATCTCTCCGGCATGTTGCTTCCGCAGCAGGTGCGATGCCGCGCACAGATTCCTGCACCGGATGTATACTAAGTTCAGGAGGGCAACATGGCGCGGCAGGAAGCACAGCGACTCGATACGCCGTCTCCGGCGGGCGTCGAAGCGCGGACCCGGGAGATCGCGGGAGCGATCTACGCCTTCCTGAAAGAGGAGCAGCCGTCCTTCTTCGCCTCCGGCGGCTGGCGGAAGAGCGTCATCGAATGGTCCATGCGTGACGAGCGGTTCCGCACGCAGCTCCTGCGGTTCATCGACGTGCTGCCGTCCCTCCGCACCGACGCGCTCGTCCTGCGCATCTTCAGCGAGTATCTCCGGGAGGCCGGGGCCCCGGCGTCGGTCCTCCTCAGGAGCGCCGAGGTCTTCTCCCGCACGGTTCCCGCGGTCATCGCGGCGCCGCTCATCCGGTCCGCTGTCCGCACCCTCGCCCGGGAGTTCATCGCCGGGTCCGATCCGGCGGACGCGAAGCAGGCGATCGATCAGCTCCGGAAGGACGGGGCGCTCGTGAGCCTGGACCTCCTGGGCGAGGCCGTGGTCTCCGAGGCGGAAGCGGCGCAATACGGGTCGCGCTACCTGGGTCTCATCGACTTCTTCGGGCGGCATACGGCCGGGCAATCGGGCTCCCTCGATATCTCCCTCAAGCTTTCATCGTTCTACTCCCAGACGGACCCGCTCAACTTCGAAGGGTCCATCGAAAAGATCGTCCCTGCGCTCCGGCCCGTCATCGAGAAGGCCGCTCCTGCCAAGGTCTCGCTCACCTTCGACATGGAGCAGTATTATCACAAGGACCTGGTCATTGCGGCCTTCAAGCGCGTCCAGTCCGAATGGGGCGGGGGCGTGCGGCTCACCATCGCGCTTCAGGCCTATCTTCGGGACGCGCGGGACGACCTCATCGGTCTCATCGCCTGGGCGCGGGGAGAGCGGCAGCGGATCGGCGTCCGGCTCGTGAAGGGCGCCTACTGGGACTACGAGGTCGTGAACGGCCGCCAGAAGGGCTGGCCCGTCCCGGTCTTCCTCTCGAAAGCCGGGACGGACGCGAACTACGAGGCGCTCACGAAGCTTCTCTTCGAGAATCTCGACGCGGTCAGGCCGGCGGTCGCCTCGCACAACCTGCGGAGCGTGGCGCATGCGCTTGCGCTGGCGGAGACGCTCGGCCTCGGGCCGGAGGACCTCGAGTTCCAGTCTCTCTTCGGCATGGGCGGTCCGCTCCGGCTCGCGATGAAGCACGCGGGTTTCGCCTCACCCGTCCGGGTCTACTGCCCCATCGGCGAGCTTCTGCCCGGCATGGCCTATCTGGTGCGGCGCGTGCTCGAGAACACGTCGAACGAGTCCTTCTTCCGCAAGACCTTCAGCGAGGGGCTTTCGCTGGAGGAGCTCACGCAGAAGCCGGTCCCGAAGGAGGAACCTGCGGCAGAACGCATTGATCAATTCCGGAACGAGCCGCTCACGGACTTCTCGAAGGCCGCGAACCGGGAGGAGGTCCGACAAGCGCTTTCGCGGGTCCGGGGGACATTCGGCAGGAGCTATCCGCTGATCATCAACGGGGAGGAGATCTTGACCCGGACCGAAGCGCCTTCCGCGAACCCGGCGAAGCCTGACGAGGTCATCGGCAGGATCTCCCAGGCGACAACGGACGACGCTGACAGGGCGGTCGAAGCGGCACGGAAGGCCTTCTCCAAATGGAGAAACACCTCACCGGAGAAGCGGGCAGAGCTTCTTGTGCTGGCTGCAGAGGAGATGCGGAAGCGGCGCTTCGACCTCACGGCACTGGAAGCCTATGAGGTCGGCAAGACCGTTGCCGAAGCGGACGGCGATGTCGCCGAAGCGATCGACCACCTTGCATACCACGCGAGCCGGATGCGGGAGCTCGGGACGCCTCAGCGGCTCGGCAGCTATCCGGGCGAGATCAATGAATACCT
This genomic interval from Nitrospirota bacterium contains the following:
- a CDS encoding putative quinol monooxygenase, producing MINVVASIRVRTGKLSDYLAILKANSHAVQKEKGCIAYVPTIDVDSKLPPQVFDKDCVTLLEKWESLEALHAHLGSPHMLAYREKVKDMVESVTFKVLQEVK
- a CDS encoding DUF1810 domain-containing protein gives rise to the protein MKQGDSASDRGDPYDLGRFISAQEGVYDRALAELRSGSKRTHWMWFIFPQIDGLGHSPTTRHYAIKSLEEARRYLGHPVLGTRLAECAEAVLVVQGLSAADIFGHPDDWKLQSSMTLFALVAGPGSVFERVLDKYYQGKRDARTLQIVGNGS
- the pruA gene encoding L-glutamate gamma-semialdehyde dehydrogenase translates to MARQEAQRLDTPSPAGVEARTREIAGAIYAFLKEEQPSFFASGGWRKSVIEWSMRDERFRTQLLRFIDVLPSLRTDALVLRIFSEYLREAGAPASVLLRSAEVFSRTVPAVIAAPLIRSAVRTLAREFIAGSDPADAKQAIDQLRKDGALVSLDLLGEAVVSEAEAAQYGSRYLGLIDFFGRHTAGQSGSLDISLKLSSFYSQTDPLNFEGSIEKIVPALRPVIEKAAPAKVSLTFDMEQYYHKDLVIAAFKRVQSEWGGGVRLTIALQAYLRDARDDLIGLIAWARGERQRIGVRLVKGAYWDYEVVNGRQKGWPVPVFLSKAGTDANYEALTKLLFENLDAVRPAVASHNLRSVAHALALAETLGLGPEDLEFQSLFGMGGPLRLAMKHAGFASPVRVYCPIGELLPGMAYLVRRVLENTSNESFFRKTFSEGLSLEELTQKPVPKEEPAAERIDQFRNEPLTDFSKAANREEVRQALSRVRGTFGRSYPLIINGEEILTRTEAPSANPAKPDEVIGRISQATTDDADRAVEAARKAFSKWRNTSPEKRAELLVLAAEEMRKRRFDLTALEAYEVGKTVAEADGDVAEAIDHLAYHASRMRELGTPQRLGSYPGEINEYLYEPKGLAVIIPPWNFPLAIPAGMTSAALVAGNCAILKPSGLSPVIAWQLVEIFREAGLPDGVLQYLPGPGNEVGEYLVSHPGIDLIAFTGSKEVGLRIVEKAAVTRPGQRNVKRVVAEMGGKNAVIVDETADLDEAVRGVLESAFGYQGQKCSACSRAIVLDHVFDAFSQRISGAAKSIEIGPAEEFRTFLGPLVDGKAAGKVRHYIGLGTQEGRPVLIREAEQEQGSFVGPALFETGPDAKVAQDEIFGPVLSLIRARDFDEAIRFANQSEYALTGGVYSRSPANIAQAKREFQVGNLYINRRITGALVCRQPFGGFGMSGVGSKAGGPDYLLQFMNPRSISENTMRKGSAPIGDGR